Proteins encoded within one genomic window of Drosophila willistoni isolate 14030-0811.24 chromosome XL unlocalized genomic scaffold, UCI_dwil_1.1 Seg141, whole genome shotgun sequence:
- the LOC6641254 gene encoding LOW QUALITY PROTEIN: uncharacterized protein LOC6641254 (The sequence of the model RefSeq protein was modified relative to this genomic sequence to represent the inferred CDS: deleted 1 base in 1 codon; substituted 1 base at 1 genomic stop codon), whose product MKKKQKQQQQQQQQRQREAPTEAEPEQSSNNNNNNSNSRRHSASNNNNKXQKLSSVRQSAPTTVTATVTTTTTTRNKRSRSRCSSVGSDASSMSKTSNTNPIANAANSNSNSNPNPNADFSAFDFNDSSDNSDTPLVPRPPFLSRAAAAAAAAAAAAAAAAALSGSSSNSGGAQQQQQHQQQHQSQQQQQPQHDSCNNNNNNNNSNNSASSSSSQSSLDDDDDDDEEEDDDDDEEEEEEEEEEEEEEAAAAAQAQAQAAAAVVAAAVNALHNGKQQQQQQQQQQQQYNNNNNNTSSNNNSSSKSRDHLEEQQSQQPAEDDDEDDYDDDDDDEDEEEHQQHQHQHQQQQQQQQQQDNGHDQTPTDLRHVLPQHHQQQQQHQQQQQQQQQADYDNDGEDEDDDDDEDDDDDDDDEAGNSRHLNSAHLTRSSAAESSGLHMSAVAAAAAAAAAAAAAAKLSAQLEQQHNQNSSALDMVSGNGNTVALPASSSLSNASFSTTNNSNHASNCNNEQMSRNPNSSNGSSTFPAAATSSTAAATTATQHQQQQQQQQQQLQHHSQSQSSVGSAASERRKYRHQNYSKNIYIGTKNAEKWEHMRTRLQFKNDVEFVAYLLNLADNDTDRLNNLPPPSPAHTPTKGFDGNFKLEPNLSVKDFAQPAENGNGDAASVASASMATPTPPQRKRYKKRVQFPTDALNGFGGSKSKGGYSNNGNGSASNNSNGNNFAKSKKQEAKVAAAALKAAAAASASALPEVLDCRIAEKIKSELEASSKDSVLPNALCLKKAAAAAAAAAAAAAAAAAAAAAAASDEDYDDEEQQQHHHHHHQQQQQQQHGHMVGTGGAGVGVPSAGTTVDTVDASNGQLGNFHVRSKSQSKKLQAAAAAKAASQHVMMPPNSYDEPDDGTDRLGDNGADDHDDDDEELDEEALAREMKMEQNFVEEEDEHDIAFRSQQSCRECSITHDHKMCPLRNACGNVTDAVDLAEWIERRNLEALAKLKADAQRQAKRGRPRGHDDDEDMEDLDMDDSSQLSELETKPLITFAEASVPAEFELHNVEPNVTGVFARTEVRAFTKLGPLIGQPVQTGEVREGSDMKWIFEMCEAGADKSYLLCCDNPNASNWLRFIRPAPSYEERNVNLVSIDRQAYFVSCRELRNGMELLYWSDDCNTMWRKKHTEKTTCGGCNLKFEHPLYYRTHCSVFHDPSMSLTIRKYHCKVCGEAVLGKDNIMKHAAEKHDGKGAYQCQFCNKFFLRLNYLEMHRTYGCASNPNRSRPVCDFCGRKFCQPQKLKAHIKRMHSDMAEVLRDFQCKLCSKLLGSRAALQRHSKEVHSRNSTVVSCPRCQKLFQNRSNLKIHMLTHSGVRPFKCAEPECNAAFTTKQCLQFHYKKVHNYTQEQMPKIERSVAYTFDAYSGGMKVDFLEQAPRRRRKSLEDQNSMLSSSMQSDTEFSDDNIFEAIKKSGKSIKDLCRNEPNLSLLSSKISSIFGEKVPTAAAAASVGSVSGSVSGPGMGVSGGQQGRKRKRKKEPPASAGHGQQQQHHQQQQQQQQQQQQQLSQQQQHQQQQQQQQLNQQQQQQHQQQQQQHHLQQHASHVQQQCHQQQQQQQSGQLHHDQTSSNSHVPHPHQASQQSQYHGHHGLHGHPLHGHHQQQQQQQQQQQQQQLHPDADDDEDSVRLEQVRRKQNAQLSLVESFLTTTAQRLSAQQQVQQVVAAAAAVSAMAGAGEDPAKLGHMMGHIGVGVGVGMDDDDDDDEEDDDPPSHHHHHHHHHQQQQQQQQQQHHHPHSHSHSHPHPHQTHPHAHSHPHLAHSHSHAHPHQHGGMAQQSPQSQQPHSSDPNSYRHASSMNAATLGQNLVVSKGSKKWIGADDRHLSDPVDVAAAAAAAAAAAAANEASVPCGQLAGGPGSGAGQDLGFAVPPSAVVDEHSKLLGQNRDFLARLMSSASASHAHQQQQQQQHSSHSREEDENSSFLDVVESNTAAAAAAAAAAAAMSQYHHNTTAGNGSSGGSGGGPLTPTGPSTGGAEPGGGGGGGSTGTGGGAEDGHGGSAPPESQTQMQMNSLAHSQSFMSSFYSNANARLSGAGVGAGSSSASMLVEAALNSVGNMIDNESDDMKVPTENHISGDSPMSAHVDAEAQHFAGGGGGESGGGGGGGGSANSGSANGGGSGIGGPMDNLENELKMIKNLGNFPMQIPPLPMFQGACNISPSASTPTNPQSNQNQNDVDVDAGSTPQRPQHPDSDGFSSSHHRTPPSPPPISPGRDYGGMFGSGNGAGPGSNSTPAGSSSGGGGGGGGSGSGNGSGGSGGPPPGAGATNSMSASSPLPALQPQRRQASSVGSTYPEHELISPASSPSIPRYNFNGDMMRHKRAVQDQEQDRRHNISRHNQMSSDEENSIMPQNSAGQDMRMKFPQSQIDLMYSKYETMASNLKYNSQDLDSPAEYRQSGSNSNAAVSAAAAAAAAASAAANDMSDLQGLDMSSRSNASSSNYHHNFQLPSSRYHHHIYDILSDREQSQQAQSQQQAGPSSSSVVHQQEHGGHGHGSQLAMQQHQSAAAMHNMLSEQLGEQEHDQTTSVDLSRTANYVVSSPPQLPYNHPHHDMLRMASLDLTPNTANAMSVGNNRSFLSSQMQHQSRESLEHHRLLSTVEQHRILAASNAAADQHRLLVDPTAHLLMEQNNRLLGSADQSRLLGESAAAAAQNRHMARSFGAYHQVASSNYHPGVRPPPVLPSANHHASNPTNYHPFPAYY is encoded by the exons atgaagaagaagcagaaacaacagcagcaacaacagcagcaacggcaAAGAGAGGCACCGACGGAAGCAGAGCCAGAGcagagcagcaacaacaacaacaacaacagcaattcGCGTCGCCACAGCgccagcaataacaacaataaatagCAAAAACTGAGCAGCGTTCGGCAAAGCGCACCAACAACAGTAACagcaacagtaacaacaacaacaacaacgcgaAATAAACGTAGCCGCAGCCGCTGCAGCAGCGTTGGCAGCGACGCCAGCAGCATGTCCAAAACAAGCAACACAAATCCAATTGCAAATGCAGCCAATTCCAATTCGAATTCAAATCCAAATCCAAATGCCGATTTCAGTGCATTCGATTTTAATGATAGCTCTGATAATTCCGATACGCCATTAGTGCCACGCCCACCATTCCTAAGTCGAGCCGCCGctgcggcagcagcagccgcagcagctgccgcagcggcagcggcattAAGTGGAAGTAGTAGCAATTCGGGGGGagcgcaacaacaacaacagcaccagcagcaacatcaatcacaacaacaacaacaacctcaGCATGATAGttgcaacaataataacaacaacaacaacagcaataatagtgctagcagcagcagctcacAAAGTAGTCtcgacgatgatgacgatgacgatgaagaggaagacgatgatgacgacgaggaggaggaggaagaggaggaggaagaagaggaagagga agcagcagcagcggcgcaAGCGCAAGCTCAAGCAGCAGCCGCTGTTGTGGCAGCAGCTGTGAATGCTTTGCACAATggcaagcaacaacaacaacaacagcagcaacaacaacaacaatacaataataacaataacaacacaagcagcaacaacaacagcagcagcaagtcAAGAGATCATCTGGAAGAGCAGCAATCACAGCAGCCAGCAGAAGACGATGATGAAGACGAttacgatgacgatgatgacgatgaggaCGAAGAAGAAcaccagcaacatcaacaccaacaccaacagcagcagcagcaacaacaacaacaagacaaTGGACATGATCAAACGCCCACAGACCTGCGCCATGTTCTGCCGCAgcatcatcaacagcagcaacaacatcagcaacagcaacagcagcagcaacaggccGACTATGACAATGACGGCGAAgatgaagacgacgacgatgacgaggacgatgatgatgacgatgatgatgaggccGGCAATAGTCGTCATCTGAATTCTGCCCATCTAACCAGATCATCTGCTGCCGAAAGTAGTGGCCTCCATATGAGTGCAGtggctgctgccgccgccgcagctgctgctgctgcagcggcTGCCAAATTGAGTGCTCAATTGGAGCAGCAACATAATCAGAATTCATCTGCATTGGATATGGTTAGCGGTAATGGTAATACTGTGGCTCTACCAGCTTCCAGTAGTCTCAGTAATGCCAGCTTTTCCACCACCAACAATAGCAATCATGCCAGCAATTGTAATAATGAGCAAATGTCGCGTAATCCAAATAGCTCAAATGGCTCATCTa cattcccagcagcagcaacatcatcaacagcagcagcaacaacagcaaca cagcatcaacagcaacaacaacagcagcaacaacaattgcaacacCATTCACAATCACAATCAAGTGTCGGCAGCGCTGCCAGCGAAAGGAGAAAATATCGCCATCAGAACTACAGTAAAAACATCTATATAGGCACCAAAAATGCCGAAAAATGGGAACATATGCGGACACGTTTACAATTCAAAAATGATGTTGAATTTGTTGCCTACTTACTAAATCTAGCTGACAATGATACCGATCGGCTGAACAA TCTGCCGCCCCCATCACCAGCGCACACGCCCACCAAAGGTTTCGATGGCAACTTCAAGTTGGAACCAAATCTCAGTGTCAAGGACTTTGCTCAGCCAGCTGAGAATGGCAATGGAGATGCAGCTTCTGTGGCTTCTGCCTCAATGGCAACGCCCACACCACCTCAACGTAAGCGCTACAAGAAGCGGGTGCAGTTCCCCACAGATGCTCTCAATGGTTTCGGTGGCAGCAAATCGAAGGGAGGCTACTCGAACAATGGAAATGGCAGtgccagcaacaacagcaatggcaacaatttcgcCAAATCCAAGAAACAGGAGGCCAAGGTAGCGGCAGCAGCTTTAAAAGCCGCTGCGGCTGCCTCTGCCTCAGCACTGCCCGAAGTGCTTGACTGTCGCATAGCggagaaaataaaaagcgaATTGGAAGCCAGTAGCAAGGACTCGGTTCTCCCGAATGCCTTGTGCCTGAAGAAGGCAGctgcagcggcagcagcagcagcagctgcagcagcggcagcagcggcggcggcagcagcagcagccagcgATGAGGACTACGATGACgaggagcaacagcaacaccatcatcaccatcatcagcaacagcagcagcagcagcatggTCACATGGTGGGAACTGGTGGAGCGGGAGTAGGTGTACCATCAGCAGGCACCACAGTGGACACTGTCGATGCGTCCAATGGACAACTGGGCAACTTTCATGTGCGCTCCAAGAGCCAAAGCAAGAAATTGCAGGCGGCCGCTGCGGCGAAGGCGGCCAGCCAGCATGTAATGATGCCTCCCAATTCCTATGATGAGCCGGACGATGGCACCGATCGTTTGGGTGACAACGGCGCCGACGAtcacgatgacgacgacgaggaACTGGACGAAGAGGCTCTGGCccgcgaaatgaaaatggagCAGAATTTCGTCGAGGAAGAGGACGAGCATGATATAGCCTTCCGTTCGCAGCAATCGTGTCGCGAATGCTCCATCACGCATGATCACAAGATGTGCCCGCTGCGAAATGCCTGCGGCAATGTCACCGATGCCGTCGACCTGGCCGAATGGATTGAGCGTCGAAATTTGGAGGCACTGGCCAAACTGAAAGCAGATGCCCAGCGTCAGGCGAAACGTGGCCGACCACGGGGACACGACGATGACGAGGATATGGAGGATCTCGACATGGACGATTCATCTCAGCTCTCGGAACTGGAAACAAAACCGCTGATCACCTTCGCTGAGGCATCAGTGCCAGCTGAATTTGAACTGCACAATGTGGAGCCAAATGTCACGGGTGTCTTTGCTCGCACCGAGGTCCGCGCGTTCACCAAACTGGGACCCCTGATCGGTCAGCCAGTGCAGACCGGCGAGGTGCGCGAGGGCAGCGACATGAAATGGATATTCGAGATGTGTGAGGCCGGGGCGGATAAGTCATATCTGCTGTGCTGCGACAATCCCAATGCCTCCAATTGGCTACGTTTCATTCGACCGGCTCCCAGCTATGAGGAGCGCAACGTCAACCTGGTGTCCATCGATAGGCAAGCGTATTTTGTCAGTTGTCGAGAGCTTCGAAATGGCATGGAGTTGCTCTATTGGAGTGATGATTGCAACACCATGTGGCGCAAAAAGCACACGGAAAAAACAA CCTGCGGGGGTTGCAATCTCAAGTTTGAACATCCGCTATACTATCGCACCCATTGCTCTGTCTTCCATGATCCATCGATGAGTCTAACCATACGTAAATACCATTGTAAAGTGTGCGGCGAGGCGGTACTTGGCAAGGATAACATCATGAAGCATGCCGCCGAGAAGCATGACGGCAAGGGGGCTTATCAGTGTCAGTTTTGTAATAAATTCTTCCTGCGTCTCAATTACCTGGAAATGCATCGCACCTACGGCTGTGCCTCGAATCCGAATCGTTCGCGACCCGTCTGTGATTTTTGTGGTCGAAAATTCTGCCAGCCGCAGAAATTGAAGGCGCACATTAAGCGCATGCATAGCG ATATGGCTGAAGTTTTACGAGATTTTCAGTGTAAATTATGTTCAAAACTTCTAGGATCGCGTGCGGCATTGCAGCGCCATTCGAAGGAGGTGCACAGCCGCAACTCAACGGTGGTTAGTTGTCCGCGGTGCCAGAAACTCTTCCAGAATCGTAGCAATCTAAAGATTCATATGCTAACGCACTCTGGAGTGCGGCCATTCAA GTGTGCGGAACCTGAGTGCAATGCGGCCTTCACCACCAAACAGTGCCTGCAGTTCCATTACAAGAAGGTCCACAATTACACCCAGGAGCAGATGCCGAAAATCGAGAGAAGTGTGGCGTACACGTTCGATGCCTATTCGGGGGGAATGAAGGTGGACTTTTTGG AGCAAGCACCGCGTCGCCGGCGCAAGAGTCTGGAGGATCAGAATTCAATGCTCAGCAGTTCGATGCAAAGCGACACTGAATTCAGCGATGACAACATCTTCGAGGCCATAAAGAAGAGCGGCAAATCGATTAAGGATCTGTGTCGGAATGAGCCAAATCTGTCGCTACTTAGCTCGAAAATTTCCAGCATATTTGGTGAGAAAGTGCcaacagcagctgcagcagcgtCAGTCGGATCGGTTTCTGGGTCAGTGTCCGGGCCTGGAATGGGCGTGTCTGGTGGGCAGCAGGGGCGAAAAAGAAAACGCAAGAAGGAACCACCAGCATCCGCTGGTCACggtcaacagcagcaacatcaccagcaacagcagcaacagcagcagcaacagcaacaacaactgagtcaacaacaacaacatcagcagcagcagcagcaacagcaactaaatcaacagcagcagcagcaacatcagcagcaacaacaacaacaccattTGCAACAACACGCCAGCCATGTGCAACAGCAAtgccaccagcaacagcagcaacaacaatccgGTCAGCTGCATCACGATCAGACATCATCCAATTCACATGTTCCTCACCCGCATCAAGCGTCGCAGCAGAGTCAATACCATGGCCATCATGGCCTGCACGGACATCCGCTGCATGGCcaccatcagcagcaacaacagcagcaacagcagcagcagcagcaacaactccACCCAGATGCCGACGATGATGAGGACTCAGTGCGCTTGGAGCAAGTGCGACGCAAACAGAATGCCCAACTCAGTCTGGTGGAATCGTTCCTCACCACAACCGCCCAGCGACTGAGTGCCCAGCAGCAAGTGCAGCAAGTGGTGGCCGCCGCGGCAGCAGTCTCGGCCATGGCCGGTGCCGGCGAAGATCCCGCCAAACTGGGCCACATGATGGGTCACATCGGTGTGGGCGTTGGCGTTGGCAtggacgacgatgacgacgatgatgaggaGGACGATGATCCGCCCTCGCATcaccatcatcaccatcaccatcatcagcagcagcagcagcaacagcagcaacaacaccatCATCCGCACTCACATTCCCACTCGCATCCGCATCCGCATCAGACGCATCCGCATGCCCATTCACATCCTCATCTGGCCCACAGCCATTCACATGCGCATCCCCATCAGCATGGTGGCATGGCCCAGCAGTCGCCGCAATCCCAGCAACCGCACTCCAGCGATCCGAACAGCTATCGCCATGCCTCGTCCATGAATGCGGCCACTCTTGGCCAGAATCTGGTTGTCAGCAAGGGCAGCAAAAAGTGGATTGGCGCCGATGATCGTCATCTAAGCGATCCGGTCGATGttgcggcagcagcagcagctgctgcagcagcggcagccgCAAACGAAGCATCTGTGCCCTGCGGTCAACTGGCCGGCGGTCCAGGCAGTGGAGCAGGCCAGGACTTAGGTTTCGCTGTGCCGCCCAGTGCTGTGGTGGATGAGCATAGCAAGCTCCTGGGACAGAATCGTGATTTCCTGGCCCGTCTAATGAGCAGTGCCAGTGCCAGCCATGcccaccagcagcaacagcaacagcaacacagTTCGCACAGTCGGGAGGAGGATGAGAACAGCTCGTTCCTGGATGTTGTCGAATCGAATacggcagcagctgctgctgcagcggcCGCTGCTGCCGCCATGTCGCAATATCATCACAATACCACCGCGGGGAACGGCTCAAGCGGCGGCAGTGGCGGTGGGCCCCTAACGCCCACCGGTCCGTCCACCGGAGGAGCAGAACcaggcggcggcggcggcggtggtaGCACTGGCACTGGTGGAGGAGCAGAGGATGGACATGGTGGTTCGGCGCCTCCTGAGTCGCAGACGCAAATGCAAATGAACTCATTGGCCCATTCGCAATCCTTTATGAGCTCGTTCTACAGCAATGCCAATGCAAGACTGAGCGGAGCCGGTGTTGGAGCTGGCTCCTCATCGGCCAGCATGCTGGTAGAGGCGGCCCTCAACTCCGTTGGCAATATGATTGACAACGAGAGCGATGACATGAAG GTACCCACCGAGAATCACATCAGTGGCGACAGCCCAATGAGTGCCCATGTGGATGCGGAGGCTCAACATTTCGCtggtggaggaggaggggaatctggtggtggtggtggtggtggcggttCGGCTAATTCTGGTAGTGCTAATGGCGGTGGATCTGGCATTGGCGGACCGATGGACAATCTGGAGAATGAGCTTAAAATGATTAAGAATCTGGGCAACTTCCCAATGCAAATCCCGCCGTTGCCCATGTTCCAGGGTGCCTGCAACATCTCACCGAGCGCGTCCACTCCCACCAATCCGCAGAGTAATCAAAATCAGAAcgatgtcgatgtcgatgcGGGCAGCACACCACAAAGGCCCCAGCATCCCGATTCCGATGGCTTTTCGTCGTCGCATCATCGTACGCCGCCCTCGCCGCCACCCATATCGCCTGGCCGTGATTACGGTGGCATGTTTGGGTCTGGCAATGGTGCTGGACCCGGCTCGAATAGTACTCCGGCTGGTAGTTCaagtggcggcggcggcggcggaggTGGCAGCGGCAGTGGCAACGGCAGTGGCGGCAGCGGTGGTCCTCCACCTGGAGCTGGGGCTACCAATAGCATGTCGGCCTCATCACCGCTGCCGGCACTGCAACCCCAAAGACGACAGGCCTCCAGTGTTGGCAGCACATATCCCGAGCATGAGCTTATCTCACCCGCCTCCTCGCCGAGTATACCTCGCTACAATTTCAACGGTGACATGATGCGCCACAAGCGAGCTGTCCAGGATCAGGAGCAGGACAGACGCCACAACATCTCGCGGCACAATCAAATGTCCAGCGATGAGGAGAATAGCATAATGCCACAGAATAG TGCCGGCCAGGATATGCGCATGAAATTCCCCCAGTCACAGATCGATCTCATGTACTCCAAGTACGAGACAATGGCCAGCAATTTGAAGTACAACAGCCAGGATCTTGACTCACCGGCCGAATATCGTCAGAGTGGCAGCAATAGCAATGCAGCGGTCAGTGCCGCAGCGGCTGCTGCAGCTGCGGCAAGCGCCGCCGCCAATGACATGTCCGATCTGCAGGGTCTGGACATGAGTTCCCGTTCAAATGCGTCGAGCAGCAATTACCATCACAATTTCCAGTTGCCCAGCAGTCGCTACCATCATCACATCTACGACATACTCTCCGACCGCGAGCAGAGCCAACAGGCGCAGAGCCAGCAGCAGGCTGGGCCCTCGTCGTCGTCGGTGGTGCATCAGCAGGAGCATGGCGGCCATGGACACGGCAGTCAATTGGCCATGCAACAGCATCAGTCGGCGGCGGCCATGCATAACATGCTGAGCGAACAATTGGGCGAGCAGGAGCACGATCAGACCACCTCAGTGGACCTGAGTCGAACGGCCAACTATGTGGTGTCGTCGCCACCACAATTGCCCTACAATCATCCGCACCACGACATGCTGCGCATGGCCTCACTGGACCTGACCCCCAATACGGCCAATGCCATGTCGGTGGGCAATAATCGTTCGTTCCTCTCGTCCCAGATGCAACATCAGAGTCGCGAGAGTCTCGAGCATCATCGATTGCTGTCGACTGTGGAACAGCATCGCATATTGGCCGCCTCGAATGCGGCTGCCGATCAGCATCGTCTGCTAGTCGATCCCACTGCCCACTTGCTGATGGAGCAGAATAATCGTTTGCTTGGATCGGCGGATCAATCGCGTCTGCTTGGCGAATCGGCAGCGGCGGCTGCCCAAAATCGTCACATGGCACGCAGTTTTGGGGCTTACCATCAGGTGGCTTCCAGTAATTATCATCCGGGTGTGAGACCACCGCCGGTTCTACCCTCGGCCAATCATCATGCTTCCAATCCGACAAACTATCACCCTTTCCCAGCCTACTATTAG